A region from the Nocardia terpenica genome encodes:
- a CDS encoding glycosyltransferase family 87 protein, protein MVRLVAWPLAVVTALDVVLLRAFHGDITDDFKPVHAAVTAFLHHRPVYGEHLEWVDPHYLYPPGGTLLLSPLGLVEQHTARYIFIVVNALALIAATALLLRIFGYTSKSVVAPICYFAVFASESTINTLTFGNINGLTFLAEVAFLLLLLNRRDVAAGIVLGVTITIKPTLAPLLLIAAARRQWATIAAAIAVPLAITAAAWPLSADPTAYFRRTLPYSMQARDYFNSSIVGNALYYGIPPWMSLLMRALFAAAVAISLWLLYRYYRHDDVFFVCTATGILMTAEFLLSSLGQQYYSMFILPLLMTVVLPNSVVRNWPAWLAVFGFMTYDKWLLGRWPAQGRDLEYLRITFGWSLLLIVAACILADRYLTARRDGRLPDLDPVGPAPVTQSPW, encoded by the coding sequence GTGGTGCGCCTGGTTGCCTGGCCGCTCGCCGTTGTCACGGCGCTGGATGTCGTGTTGCTTCGTGCGTTTCACGGCGATATCACCGACGACTTCAAACCCGTTCATGCCGCCGTGACCGCGTTCCTGCACCATCGGCCGGTCTACGGTGAGCATCTGGAGTGGGTGGATCCGCACTATCTGTACCCGCCCGGGGGGACGCTGCTGCTGTCGCCCCTGGGGCTGGTCGAACAGCACACTGCGCGATACATTTTCATCGTCGTCAACGCTCTCGCGCTGATCGCGGCGACGGCCCTGTTGTTACGCATCTTCGGCTACACCTCGAAATCGGTGGTCGCGCCGATCTGCTACTTCGCGGTCTTCGCCTCCGAATCCACCATCAACACACTGACTTTCGGCAATATCAACGGCCTGACATTCCTGGCCGAGGTCGCATTCCTGCTCCTGCTGTTGAACCGGCGCGACGTCGCCGCGGGGATCGTTCTGGGAGTGACGATCACGATCAAGCCCACCCTGGCGCCGCTGCTGTTGATCGCCGCCGCCCGCAGGCAGTGGGCGACGATCGCCGCGGCCATTGCCGTCCCGCTCGCGATCACGGCGGCGGCATGGCCGTTGTCGGCCGACCCGACCGCGTACTTCCGGCGCACCCTGCCCTACAGCATGCAGGCGCGCGACTATTTCAACTCCTCCATCGTGGGAAACGCCCTCTACTACGGGATTCCGCCCTGGATGTCCCTGCTGATGCGGGCGTTGTTCGCCGCCGCCGTGGCGATCTCGCTGTGGCTGCTGTACCGGTACTACCGCCACGACGACGTGTTCTTCGTCTGCACCGCCACCGGCATCCTGATGACCGCCGAATTCCTGCTCAGCAGCCTGGGCCAGCAGTACTACTCGATGTTCATCCTCCCGCTGCTGATGACGGTCGTCCTGCCCAACTCGGTCGTGCGCAACTGGCCCGCCTGGCTGGCCGTCTTCGGCTTCATGACCTACGACAAGTGGCTCCTCGGCCGCTGGCCCGCCCAGGGCCGCGACCTCGAATACCTGCGCATCACCTTCGGCTGGTCCCTGCTGCTCATAGTCGCGGCCTGCATCCTCGCCGACCGCTACCTGACGGCCCGGCGCGACGGCCGATTACCCGACCTCGACCCGGTCGGCCCGGCACCGGTTACGCAGTCCCCCTGGTGA
- a CDS encoding GMC oxidoreductase — protein sequence MTQRDTDFDVLIVGSGFGGSVTALRLVEKGYRVAVVEAGRRFADDELPDTSWDLRRFLWAPRLGCFGIQRIHLLRDVLILGGAGVGGGSLNYANTLYVPPEPFFRDAQWRDITDWRAELTPYYEQATKMLGVVRNPHMTPADEVFKQVADDMGCGDTFVQTPVGVFFGEPGKTVPDPYFGGVGPDRTGCLECGECMTGCRHGAKNTLVKNYLYLAERHGAQVIPMTTVTAVRPLPDGSWQVDTTRTGAWLRRSPRSLTAGHVVLAAGTRGTQRLLFDMRDKGILPRLSPRLGELTRTNSESIVGAATRKVDPRRDFTRGVAITSSIHPTPDTHIEPVRYGHGSNAMGLLQTLMVDGGGRIPRWLRFVLEVLRHPVRLLSMLSVRNWSERTIISLVMQHLDNSITTYTKRGVFGRKLTSKQGHGQPNPTWIPVGNEVTRKVADTIGGVAGGSWGEVFNIPLTAHFLGGAAIGADAEHGVIDPYHRVYGYPTLSVVDGAAVSANLGVNPSLTITAQAERAAALWPNKGERDSRPPQTSPYRRISPTAPNHPAVPPTAPAALVLPIVEITRGTA from the coding sequence ATGACTCAGCGCGACACGGATTTCGATGTGCTCATCGTGGGGTCGGGGTTCGGCGGCAGCGTCACCGCGCTGCGGCTGGTAGAGAAGGGGTATCGGGTCGCTGTGGTGGAGGCGGGGCGCCGGTTCGCCGATGACGAGTTACCCGACACCAGCTGGGACTTACGCCGGTTCCTCTGGGCGCCGCGGCTGGGCTGCTTCGGCATCCAGCGCATCCATCTGCTACGCGATGTGCTGATCCTGGGCGGCGCGGGGGTGGGCGGCGGCTCGCTGAACTACGCCAACACCCTGTACGTCCCGCCGGAGCCGTTCTTCCGCGACGCGCAGTGGCGCGACATCACGGACTGGCGCGCGGAATTGACGCCCTACTACGAGCAGGCCACGAAAATGCTGGGCGTGGTGCGCAATCCGCACATGACCCCCGCCGACGAGGTCTTCAAGCAGGTCGCCGACGATATGGGCTGCGGCGACACCTTCGTGCAGACGCCGGTGGGGGTGTTCTTCGGCGAGCCCGGAAAGACCGTGCCGGACCCGTATTTCGGCGGCGTGGGCCCGGACCGCACCGGCTGCCTGGAGTGCGGCGAGTGCATGACCGGCTGCCGGCACGGCGCCAAGAACACGCTGGTGAAGAACTATCTGTACCTGGCGGAACGCCATGGCGCGCAGGTGATTCCGATGACCACCGTGACGGCGGTGCGGCCGCTGCCCGACGGCAGCTGGCAGGTCGACACCACCCGCACCGGGGCGTGGTTACGCCGGTCGCCGCGCTCGCTGACGGCCGGGCACGTGGTGCTGGCCGCCGGGACGCGCGGCACCCAGCGGCTGCTGTTCGACATGCGGGACAAGGGAATTCTGCCGCGGCTGTCGCCGCGGCTGGGCGAGCTGACCCGCACCAATTCCGAATCCATCGTGGGCGCGGCGACGCGGAAGGTGGACCCGCGCCGCGACTTCACCCGCGGCGTGGCCATCACCTCCTCCATTCATCCGACCCCCGACACCCACATCGAGCCGGTCCGCTACGGCCACGGCTCCAATGCGATGGGGCTGTTGCAGACGCTCATGGTCGACGGCGGCGGACGGATTCCGCGCTGGCTGCGGTTCGTGCTGGAGGTGCTGCGGCATCCGGTGCGGCTGCTGTCGATGCTGAGCGTGCGGAACTGGAGCGAGCGCACCATCATCTCCCTGGTCATGCAGCATCTCGACAATTCCATCACCACCTACACCAAGCGCGGGGTCTTCGGCCGCAAGTTGACCTCCAAACAGGGCCACGGCCAACCGAATCCGACCTGGATCCCGGTCGGCAACGAGGTGACCCGCAAGGTGGCCGACACCATCGGCGGCGTCGCGGGCGGCAGTTGGGGCGAGGTCTTCAACATCCCGCTCACCGCGCACTTCCTCGGCGGCGCGGCCATCGGCGCGGACGCCGAGCACGGGGTGATCGATCCGTACCACCGCGTCTACGGCTATCCCACCCTCAGCGTCGTCGACGGCGCCGCGGTGTCCGCCAATCTGGGTGTGAATCCCTCCCTCACCATCACCGCCCAGGCCGAACGCGCCGCGGCCCTCTGGCCCAACAAGGGCGAACGCGACTCTCGCCCACCGCAGACCTCCCCCTACCGGCGCATCTCCCCCACCGCCCCCAACCACCCCGCCGTCCCGCCGACCGCCCCGGCGGCCCTGGTGCTGCCGATCGTCGAAATCACCAGGGGGACTGCGTAA
- a CDS encoding CocE/NonD family hydrolase: MFGRRRIRVRTAVAICALVAALAAPAAQAVPDAGALGAAWTATQDGPPRYPGVHIDWDVPITMSDGTVLKANVYRPADAAGPVREPLPVIVNLMPYTKLLSNLADSALSVPVLGDALMGFLRGFDLSGLGLGGLTDITRALPAGLARTFTVDRKLIRSGYVQVVVDVRGTGFSQGDWQVFGEREQRDGAEVVDWAARQPFSDGSVGMSGVSYSAINQLQTAERHPAGLKALFPVVPGNDLLRDIAATGGGLGVGFLPPWLAGVDGLKLIPDVRSLLTGTFDTRWLADRLADPLTFVDYLVAALTIPSVDAIPDSLRALIRDDSAIRTSWLGHPERITVPTFISGGWHDLFAYDQTAIYRAIPLPTSEKKIVMGDTYHISEGSGFGAPGAPPRLDVLQRAWFDRWLKGIHNGIDSYDPVTMFQQGGGWTGSPSFPRPGMDYRRLYFDPAPSGTVAVSAHDGTLASTPGAAARLTVAPGLATVCSRDAATGTAGALGAMDLCGKDSRVAEVSALTFTSAPAAAATQISGPIAVHLETVLDATDGYWAATLNDVAPDGRSTVWTSGQLQASLRAVDAAKATRSPNGDYTDPYPILTLDSRQPIVPGETTTVDLGLAPTDGILQPGHRLRLDIYALNFPRGLPLRPLLNESGLRPQHLALDPARPSWVNLPLSGTTP; encoded by the coding sequence ATGTTCGGACGACGCCGGATCCGGGTGCGCACGGCCGTGGCGATCTGCGCCCTCGTCGCCGCGCTGGCCGCTCCTGCCGCGCAGGCGGTTCCCGATGCCGGTGCGCTGGGCGCGGCGTGGACCGCGACGCAGGACGGGCCGCCGCGCTATCCGGGCGTGCACATCGACTGGGATGTGCCGATCACCATGAGCGACGGCACGGTGCTGAAGGCGAACGTCTATCGCCCGGCGGACGCGGCGGGCCCGGTGCGCGAGCCGCTGCCGGTGATCGTGAATCTCATGCCGTATACGAAACTGCTGTCCAATCTGGCGGATTCGGCGCTGTCGGTGCCGGTGCTCGGGGATGCGCTGATGGGGTTTCTGCGCGGATTCGACCTGTCGGGGCTGGGTCTGGGCGGGCTCACCGATATCACCCGGGCGCTGCCCGCGGGTCTGGCGCGCACATTCACCGTGGACCGCAAGCTGATTCGAAGCGGGTATGTGCAGGTGGTCGTCGACGTCCGCGGTACCGGGTTCTCCCAGGGGGATTGGCAGGTATTCGGGGAGCGGGAGCAGCGCGACGGCGCGGAGGTGGTGGATTGGGCGGCGCGGCAACCGTTCTCGGACGGCTCGGTGGGGATGTCGGGGGTGTCGTATTCGGCGATCAATCAGTTACAGACGGCCGAACGGCATCCCGCCGGGCTGAAGGCGCTGTTCCCGGTGGTGCCGGGCAACGATCTGCTGCGCGATATCGCGGCCACCGGCGGCGGGCTCGGGGTCGGGTTCCTGCCGCCGTGGCTGGCCGGGGTGGACGGGCTCAAGCTGATCCCGGACGTGCGGTCGCTGCTGACGGGGACCTTCGATACCCGGTGGCTGGCCGACCGGCTCGCCGATCCGCTCACCTTCGTCGACTATCTGGTGGCGGCGCTGACGATTCCGAGCGTGGACGCGATTCCCGATTCGCTGCGCGCGCTGATCCGCGACGACAGCGCGATCCGGACCTCGTGGCTGGGACATCCGGAGCGGATCACCGTGCCCACGTTCATCTCCGGGGGCTGGCATGACCTGTTCGCCTACGACCAGACCGCGATCTATCGCGCGATTCCCTTGCCTACCAGTGAGAAAAAGATCGTCATGGGCGACACCTATCACATCTCGGAGGGCTCCGGCTTCGGTGCGCCGGGTGCCCCGCCCCGGCTGGATGTGTTGCAGCGGGCGTGGTTCGACCGGTGGCTCAAGGGGATTCACAACGGGATCGACTCCTACGATCCGGTGACGATGTTCCAGCAGGGCGGCGGCTGGACCGGCTCGCCGAGCTTCCCGAGGCCCGGAATGGATTATCGGCGACTGTATTTCGACCCCGCGCCGTCGGGCACGGTGGCGGTCAGCGCGCACGACGGCACTCTCGCGTCGACGCCGGGGGCCGCGGCGCGGTTGACGGTCGCTCCCGGGCTGGCGACGGTGTGTTCGCGTGACGCGGCCACCGGCACCGCCGGGGCCTTGGGGGCAATGGACCTGTGCGGCAAGGATTCCCGGGTCGCGGAGGTGAGCGCGCTGACCTTCACCAGCGCTCCCGCCGCTGCCGCGACACAGATCTCCGGCCCGATCGCCGTGCACCTGGAGACCGTGCTCGACGCCACCGACGGCTACTGGGCGGCCACCCTGAACGATGTCGCGCCCGACGGCCGCTCCACCGTCTGGACCTCCGGGCAGTTGCAGGCATCGCTGCGCGCGGTCGACGCGGCCAAGGCCACCCGCTCCCCGAACGGCGACTACACCGACCCCTACCCCATCCTCACCCTCGATTCCCGCCAGCCGATCGTCCCCGGCGAAACCACCACCGTCGACCTCGGCCTCGCCCCCACCGACGGCATCCTCCAGCCCGGCCACCGCCTCCGCCTCGACATCTACGCCCTCAACTTCCCCCGCGGCCTCCCGCTGCGCCCCCTGCTCAACGAGAGCGGCCTGCGACCCCAGCATCTCGCCCTGGACCCGGCCCGGCCGAGCTGGGTCAACCTGCCCCTGTCGGGCACCACACCATGA